ATAAAGCACCAACCGTAACCCAATCCTCAATCACCACATGCCCACCAACAGCCACCCCATTAGAAATAATATTGTGATTTCCTATGACGACATCATGAGCGACATGAGCTGAAGTCATAATCACATTCTGATCGCCGAGACGCGTTTCACCACCCCCACCAGCAGTACCACGATTAATAGTGACGTATTCGCGGATAATATTGTCATTGCCTATGCACACCGTACTAATTTCCCCACGATACTTCAGATCCTGGGGAATACCACCAATAATAGCCCCTATACCAATTTGATTACGTTCACCTATCTGAGTCCAACCCTCTATAGTGACATGTGACGCAATAGAGGTTCCATTACCAATAGTCACGTGATCGCCAATAATAGTATAAGGGCCAATGCTAACATCAGAACCAATTTTTGCGCCTGAAGCAATTATTGCTGTTGGGTGAATTCGATTAGGGATAGAAACAACTTTGTTGGACACATGGGCATGATCTAACGGACTCATTTGCATGGGTTTACCTCCACAACATCTATATTTAAAACTTAATGCAACGTATTATCCTGGATTGATATCACTAGAAAAGTAATATTGTTACAAAACGGCATGATTGAGTAACATCGATAAATCATGCCGTTTTTTAATTAACAAAGATAAGAGAATTTTACGAATACATTTTGTACTGAAAAACGCTGGTTAACACCAACGCTATTGGTACCGTTTTTAGCATCAAAAGAATCCGCTGATGCATTGGTCCAATACTGCTCTGTGCTAACACCGCCTTGAACCCCGACTCGGCTGCCATTATGCAAATCAAAATTCGCGGCAACTGCTAAGTTGGTGCCCAATATGAGAGAAGTCCAAAGTGATGTATCGGTACTTTGGTTGTAGGTGTATACTCCTGACGCAGGTAAATTCTGTATCTGCATACTGGTTACCATGGTTTCACTCCATTGGGAATTATAAGAGCCTCCTAATATTGAGGCAGAAACGTCGCCGCCAATACTAATGAAGCGGTTAAGATCCCAGGACGCGCCCATCCCTATACGAGGGCCTATACCGAAATATTTTGCTTCATAATTTATTTCATCATTCACGGGAGCAGTTATCACATTAAAAAATTCACCTGTGCCACGACCAGTACCCACATATTGAGCAAAAAAATCTTTTTTAAATTGAGTTGCCTTAATGCCGTAAAAGCGTGAAAAATGGACATTCTCTAAAAAAGTACTTTGCCAATTCCTATGAGTGATCAAATCACCGGTTTGATAATCATAATGGCTCATCATTGCAGCAGTCGCAGGACCATATAAATAAGCGCCGCCGGTAGAAACTTGAGGGAAGCCGAATTCATCATTTCGAACAATTTGACTTAATCTGTTGATTAAAATGTCATTCGCGTTACCATTGGTCACAACATTGTCGCCGCGATTTGATAGATGAGTATAACTCAATACAAGATCATGATGTCTTTCAGGTCCAAACTGATAGCCCGCAGAGAGCGAATACCCCCACCGGGAGTCAACATTAGCCTCATTTCCACGAATTGCACCACCAGCACCAATCGTGTCAGCAAATACGATTTTATCAAGCGATGCATCGCTAAGAGAACCATAAATGGGTGCTGCGCTGAAAAAAAATCGTTTACCACTATCAACCTCGCCCATACCTCCAGCATAAGAAAGAGTTGCATTCGCTAATAATAAACTGATAACACATGTTTTACTAATAGACTGACACATCATTTACGTCCTTACTCCATGTTGATTATTTTTAAATC
This Legionella fallonii LLAP-10 DNA region includes the following protein-coding sequences:
- the lpxA gene encoding acyl-ACP--UDP-N-acetylglucosamine O-acyltransferase, which translates into the protein MQMSPLDHAHVSNKVVSIPNRIHPTAIIASGAKIGSDVSIGPYTIIGDHVTIGNGTSIASHVTIEGWTQIGERNQIGIGAIIGGIPQDLKYRGEISTVCIGNDNIIREYVTINRGTAGGGGETRLGDQNVIMTSAHVAHDVVIGNHNIISNGVAVGGHVVIEDWVTVGALSGLHQFIKLGRLSMIGALSLITKDVAPYTLVTGNPAKRYGINIERLRRNGFSSEARQSIQRAYKTLFHEGLTLSDAIVNLEQNFPDNIDIGYITKFLRGSTRGTYR
- a CDS encoding Lpg1974 family pore-forming outer membrane protein is translated as MMCQSISKTCVISLLLANATLSYAGGMGEVDSGKRFFFSAAPIYGSLSDASLDKIVFADTIGAGGAIRGNEANVDSRWGYSLSAGYQFGPERHHDLVLSYTHLSNRGDNVVTNGNANDILINRLSQIVRNDEFGFPQVSTGGAYLYGPATAAMMSHYDYQTGDLITHRNWQSTFLENVHFSRFYGIKATQFKKDFFAQYVGTGRGTGEFFNVITAPVNDEINYEAKYFGIGPRIGMGASWDLNRFISIGGDVSASILGGSYNSQWSETMVTSMQIQNLPASGVYTYNQSTDTSLWTSLILGTNLAVAANFDLHNGSRVGVQGGVSTEQYWTNASADSFDAKNGTNSVGVNQRFSVQNVFVKFSYLC